A stretch of Roseibium porphyridii DNA encodes these proteins:
- a CDS encoding pyridoxamine 5'-phosphate oxidase family protein, which translates to MTLLTSLDALHEHYGTVGEASLVKEIDHLSPAYRHIIEVSPFCALTTCGPEGLDCSPRGDEGNVVRVEDERTLHLPDRRGNNRIDSLRNIIRDPRVSLMFMIPGWNNVLRVNGRAAISVDATLLASFEKENKQPRSVIVVTIETVYFQCARAIMRADLWNPDIRIPKEKLPTPGQIMQEIKHSFDGTKYDAEWPERASRSMW; encoded by the coding sequence ATGACCCTTCTGACGTCTCTGGACGCGCTTCACGAGCACTACGGAACCGTAGGAGAAGCATCGCTTGTCAAAGAAATAGATCACCTAAGCCCTGCCTACCGACACATCATCGAAGTCTCACCTTTTTGCGCCCTGACAACCTGTGGTCCCGAGGGTCTGGATTGTTCTCCGCGTGGAGATGAGGGAAATGTTGTTCGGGTGGAAGACGAGAGAACACTGCATTTACCTGACCGGCGCGGAAACAATCGCATCGATTCTCTCCGAAATATCATACGAGACCCTCGGGTCTCGCTGATGTTCATGATTCCCGGTTGGAACAATGTGCTTCGCGTAAACGGGCGCGCCGCCATTTCAGTTGACGCGACCCTGTTGGCTTCCTTTGAAAAGGAAAACAAACAACCAAGGTCAGTCATCGTTGTGACCATTGAAACAGTCTATTTTCAATGTGCACGGGCAATTATGCGTGCGGACCTTTGGAACCCTGATATTCGCATTCCCAAAGAAAAGCTGCCTACTCCGGGCCAGATCATGCAGGAGATCAAGCACTCGTTCGATGGCACGAAATATGATGCAGAATGGCCTGAGCGTGCGTCCCGGAGCATGTGGTAG
- a CDS encoding M3 family metallopeptidase, whose protein sequence is MTENPLIADWNTPFELPPFGDIKPEHFKDAFDHAMGQATIEIKAIADQEAAPTFDNTIVALEQAGKDLTRVAMTFFNLTGAHTNKDIQAIERDVAPKLAKHSSETLLNAQLYNRIASLWDQRTTLDLSSEDARVLERYRTMFQRAGAGLNEPGKERMADISQRLATLGTGFSQNVLKDESDFQLVLESEEDRAGLPDFLLDAAAEAAKERGLAGKHVITLSRSSIEPFLQFSTNRRLREEAFKGWTSRGENGGQTDNRDIIKETLSLRAEKARMLGYDSFAAFKLDDTMAKTPDNVRELLTKVWEPAVSQAREEEAKLAEMARSTGNNHEIEAWDWRFYTEKVRKAEHDLDETILKPYLQLENMIQAAFDTAGRLFGLSFKELSELPVYHPDVRVFEVLDRNGKHVGLFLGDYFARPSKRSGAWMSAFRKQQKLGGDITPIIVNVMNFSKGAEDEASLLTFDDARTLFHEFGHALHGLLSDVTYPMISGTSVARDFVELPSQLYEHWLSEPEILSKYAVHYKTGEAMPKDLLDKLLAAANFNQGFATVEYTASALMDLELHLIDDPKEIDTSSFETDELAKIGMPKAITMRHRIPHFQHVFSGDGYSAGYYSYMWSEVMDADAFDAFKEAGDIFDAEVAQKLLSFIYSSGGKQDPADAYVAFRGRTPKIDALLEKRGFAA, encoded by the coding sequence ATGACCGAGAACCCGCTGATTGCCGATTGGAACACTCCCTTCGAACTACCGCCTTTCGGTGACATCAAACCCGAGCATTTCAAAGACGCTTTCGATCACGCAATGGGGCAAGCGACAATCGAAATCAAAGCAATTGCCGATCAGGAAGCTGCTCCGACCTTCGACAATACAATCGTTGCTTTGGAACAGGCTGGCAAAGACCTCACAAGGGTCGCAATGACCTTTTTCAACCTTACAGGCGCGCACACAAACAAAGACATTCAGGCGATCGAGCGAGACGTTGCTCCAAAGCTGGCGAAACACAGCTCAGAAACCCTGTTGAATGCTCAGCTTTACAATCGGATTGCTTCGCTTTGGGATCAGAGGACAACACTTGATCTCAGTTCTGAAGACGCAAGAGTTCTGGAACGCTATCGAACGATGTTCCAACGGGCCGGTGCTGGACTGAATGAGCCTGGTAAAGAGCGCATGGCTGACATCTCACAAAGATTGGCGACGCTGGGAACCGGATTTTCTCAAAATGTTCTTAAGGACGAATCTGACTTTCAGCTCGTTCTGGAGAGCGAGGAAGACAGAGCAGGCTTACCTGACTTCCTGCTTGACGCCGCCGCGGAGGCCGCAAAGGAAAGAGGCCTCGCCGGCAAACACGTTATCACGCTTTCCCGCTCTTCGATCGAGCCGTTTTTGCAGTTTTCTACCAACAGACGCCTTCGTGAAGAAGCTTTCAAAGGTTGGACGTCGCGCGGAGAAAACGGTGGTCAGACCGACAATCGGGACATCATCAAGGAAACTCTCTCCTTGAGGGCTGAAAAGGCGCGGATGCTGGGCTACGACAGCTTCGCTGCGTTCAAGCTGGATGACACGATGGCAAAGACACCGGACAATGTCCGAGAATTGCTGACGAAGGTCTGGGAACCAGCTGTTTCGCAAGCGCGTGAAGAAGAAGCAAAGCTGGCCGAAATGGCGCGCAGCACGGGAAACAACCATGAAATAGAAGCATGGGACTGGCGTTTTTATACAGAAAAGGTACGCAAAGCCGAGCACGATCTCGACGAAACCATTCTAAAACCTTACCTGCAACTGGAAAACATGATCCAGGCAGCCTTCGATACCGCGGGACGATTGTTCGGGCTTTCTTTCAAGGAGCTTTCGGAACTACCGGTCTATCATCCTGATGTCAGAGTATTTGAAGTGCTTGATCGCAACGGCAAGCACGTCGGACTGTTTCTTGGCGACTATTTTGCGCGACCCTCGAAACGATCCGGAGCCTGGATGAGCGCGTTTCGCAAGCAACAAAAGCTCGGCGGCGACATCACACCCATCATTGTCAATGTCATGAATTTTTCGAAAGGTGCAGAAGATGAGGCGTCGCTGCTCACCTTTGACGATGCCAGGACACTTTTCCACGAGTTCGGCCATGCTCTTCACGGCCTGTTGTCCGATGTCACCTACCCTATGATTTCGGGCACCAGCGTCGCCCGGGATTTTGTTGAACTGCCCTCGCAACTCTACGAGCACTGGCTGTCCGAGCCCGAAATCTTGTCAAAATATGCCGTCCACTACAAAACCGGCGAAGCAATGCCGAAGGACCTTCTCGACAAACTGCTGGCAGCCGCAAATTTCAATCAAGGCTTTGCGACAGTTGAATACACGGCATCTGCGCTGATGGACCTTGAACTCCATCTGATTGACGATCCAAAAGAAATCGACACCTCATCCTTCGAAACGGACGAGCTTGCAAAAATCGGCATGCCAAAGGCCATAACGATGCGTCACCGCATTCCGCATTTCCAACACGTCTTTTCAGGAGACGGATATTCGGCAGGCTACTACAGCTACATGTGGTCGGAAGTCATGGACGCGGATGCATTCGACGCATTTAAGGAGGCCGGAGATATTTTTGATGCAGAAGTTGCGCAGAAGCTTCTGTCATTCATCTATTCTTCAGGCGGCAAACAGGATCCCGCCGATGCCTATGTTGCATTCAGAGGCCGGACACCCAAAATTGACGCCCTTTTAGAAAAACGTGGGTTCGCAGCTTGA
- a CDS encoding DUF423 domain-containing protein, with the protein MLRLCLIFSGLAGSLGVACLALAAHADAVSMPAKSSLLQTAAQMLLAHAPVILGAGILTQIRRAPLVPVAVVLMAIGLSLFCGDLVLRVFVEERLFHMAAPIGGMSVILGWLVLALSALRVQPN; encoded by the coding sequence ATGTTGCGTCTATGTCTGATTTTCAGTGGTCTGGCTGGCAGCCTGGGCGTGGCGTGTCTGGCCTTGGCCGCACACGCCGACGCCGTTTCCATGCCGGCAAAGTCCAGCCTTCTGCAGACAGCTGCCCAGATGCTTCTTGCGCACGCTCCCGTCATTCTAGGTGCCGGCATATTGACGCAGATCAGGCGGGCTCCTCTGGTGCCCGTCGCAGTGGTGCTCATGGCAATCGGTCTTTCGTTGTTCTGCGGAGACCTTGTTTTGCGCGTTTTCGTGGAAGAACGACTGTTTCACATGGCAGCGCCAATCGGCGGCATGTCGGTTATCTTAGGCTGGCTTGTGCTGGCGCTCAGCGCTTTACGTGTTCAGCCCAACTGA
- a CDS encoding cytochrome P450 gives MTATAQLTAQHKAEPSKKATQAEDFVPPYPFRYEKMPPVWKLIGMAKRNFLSIWGVEDFQSRLRSKRVFTKELVICNRPDVVREAFQSNHEVLQRKSPQMRHALEPLLGDGLFISDTETWKKRRKIVAPIIHGSRVKGFAPIMIDTITEKSDEWKKAGAGAQVDALADMAHLTAEIICRTIFGRQLGKSYAAEVVQGFSDYQRHIDQIDLFSLFGLPEWLPRRRGRAIKKPIARIMSVLDEIIDSYEALKEKGEASVIGGLLEARDDDGKPLSRDAIRSEAAVIFMAGHETTANTLAWAWYLLSQCHSVQDKLHKELDTVLAGRTPTFQDVSSLPYTKAVIEETLRLYPPVPILAREAMADTTIGSKPIPKGSLVMVVPWLMHRSPVLWSKPDVFDPDRFIDPKAKKPNKYGYVPFSIGPRICAGLQFGMTEAILSLAILAQNFSLSLKDGIDVQPVARLTLRPGENLPMTLHPRSS, from the coding sequence GTGACCGCTACTGCTCAATTGACTGCTCAACACAAGGCCGAGCCTTCCAAAAAGGCAACGCAGGCCGAAGACTTTGTTCCGCCTTATCCGTTTCGCTACGAAAAAATGCCGCCGGTCTGGAAGCTTATTGGCATGGCCAAGCGGAATTTCCTCTCGATCTGGGGTGTTGAAGACTTTCAAAGCAGGCTACGCAGCAAAAGGGTATTCACAAAAGAGCTGGTCATTTGCAACAGGCCCGATGTCGTCAGGGAGGCTTTCCAGAGCAATCACGAAGTGTTGCAGCGCAAGAGCCCTCAAATGCGGCATGCTTTGGAACCCCTTCTCGGTGATGGTCTCTTTATCAGTGACACCGAGACCTGGAAGAAGCGTCGGAAAATCGTGGCACCGATCATTCACGGATCCCGTGTCAAAGGTTTCGCTCCGATCATGATCGACACAATCACGGAAAAATCCGACGAATGGAAAAAAGCTGGCGCAGGAGCACAAGTCGATGCTCTCGCCGACATGGCGCATCTCACCGCTGAAATCATTTGCAGAACAATTTTCGGACGGCAACTTGGCAAGAGCTATGCCGCTGAAGTTGTTCAGGGATTTTCAGACTATCAGCGACACATCGATCAAATTGACCTCTTCTCTTTGTTCGGTCTACCCGAATGGCTTCCGCGGAGGCGCGGACGGGCGATTAAGAAACCGATTGCGCGCATCATGTCCGTGTTGGACGAAATCATTGATAGCTACGAGGCTTTGAAGGAAAAGGGAGAAGCTTCCGTCATCGGCGGTCTATTGGAAGCGCGCGATGACGATGGAAAACCGCTTAGTCGGGATGCCATCCGAAGTGAAGCTGCTGTGATTTTCATGGCAGGACACGAGACAACGGCGAACACGTTGGCTTGGGCATGGTATCTGTTGTCCCAATGCCATTCCGTGCAAGACAAGCTGCACAAGGAACTCGATACCGTTCTTGCAGGCCGCACTCCGACATTTCAGGATGTCTCAAGCCTTCCTTATACCAAGGCTGTGATTGAAGAGACGCTGCGCCTTTATCCGCCAGTTCCAATTCTTGCTCGGGAAGCGATGGCCGACACGACCATTGGCAGCAAGCCTATTCCCAAGGGCTCCCTGGTCATGGTGGTTCCCTGGCTTATGCATCGGAGCCCAGTGCTCTGGTCAAAACCGGATGTATTTGATCCAGACCGGTTCATTGATCCAAAGGCCAAGAAGCCGAACAAATACGGCTATGTACCCTTCAGCATTGGACCAAGGATCTGCGCGGGCCTTCAGTTCGGGATGACTGAAGCAATCTTGAGCCTCGCGATTTTGGCTCAAAACTTTTCTTTGAGCCTTAAAGATGGGATCGACGTTCAACCCGTTGCACGATTGACGCTTCGCCCGGGTGAAAATTTGCCCATGACACTGCATCCGCGATCATCATGA
- a CDS encoding lysophospholipid acyltransferase family protein has product MKKPARLEDIPFSETLGEEPEAPRFGDVASDREDLRASARLYWFRHTFDGCLNSAFHACLKNCPPGFVSRFGQSLVPLSRWAYRNKVFPKRISQNFTALTKGRWSNERQRQLGLERWWINIGRTISEFSIVNKLWKHSRIRVEGSENLEDARALGGPLIFTSVHLSTWEALFVAIHEGLSGPSIGPFQPEPNRFKNRIVHAIRKERNQYLFPPGQRSAYRLHRLMGSGLFSMTIFIDEVREKQVHLPLFGRKPPEKGNAVVAIKIANSCGGTIVPTYLKRLGPARFKLVILPAIERTGTEKAYDIRGTVNALNDIFEPIVLENIEEWYMLGELRLPKSFEQAPFAQKLSKGNAERHKNSNLT; this is encoded by the coding sequence ATGAAGAAGCCCGCGCGGCTCGAAGACATTCCATTTTCGGAAACGCTTGGCGAGGAACCGGAAGCACCACGATTTGGTGACGTCGCGTCCGACAGAGAGGATTTGCGGGCCAGCGCAAGGCTCTACTGGTTCCGCCATACTTTTGATGGATGTCTCAACAGTGCTTTTCACGCATGTCTCAAGAATTGTCCGCCGGGATTTGTTTCTCGCTTTGGGCAGTCGCTCGTTCCATTGTCTCGATGGGCCTACCGAAACAAAGTATTCCCTAAACGTATTTCACAGAATTTCACGGCCCTGACCAAAGGCCGATGGTCCAATGAAAGACAACGACAGCTTGGGCTGGAACGCTGGTGGATCAATATCGGTCGAACGATCTCTGAATTCAGTATTGTCAATAAGTTATGGAAACATTCTCGCATTCGAGTTGAAGGCTCTGAAAACCTTGAAGACGCCCGTGCTCTTGGTGGGCCATTGATCTTCACATCGGTGCATCTTTCGACCTGGGAGGCCCTTTTTGTTGCAATCCATGAAGGTCTGTCCGGGCCAAGCATCGGACCATTTCAACCCGAACCCAACCGCTTCAAAAACAGAATTGTTCACGCAATCCGCAAGGAGCGCAATCAATACCTGTTTCCGCCAGGTCAACGAAGCGCATACCGCCTGCACCGACTGATGGGAAGCGGGCTTTTCTCCATGACTATCTTCATCGACGAGGTGCGCGAGAAGCAGGTTCACCTGCCCCTTTTTGGTCGCAAGCCGCCCGAAAAGGGCAATGCGGTTGTTGCGATAAAAATCGCCAACTCCTGCGGTGGAACAATTGTGCCAACCTACCTGAAAAGGCTAGGCCCAGCCCGCTTCAAATTGGTCATATTGCCAGCCATCGAACGGACCGGAACTGAAAAAGCCTACGACATTCGGGGCACAGTCAATGCTCTCAACGACATTTTCGAACCCATTGTGCTGGAAAACATCGAAGAATGGTACATGCTGGGAGAACTCAGGCTGCCGAAGTCCTTTGAACAAGCACCATTTGCGCAAAAGCTTTCAAAAGGGAATGCAGAAAGACACAAAAACAGCAACTTGACCTAA
- the fghA gene encoding S-formylglutathione hydrolase has translation MKTISENKSYGGVQGVYSHTSQACSCDMTFAVYMPPQAEKGPVPCLWYLSGLTCTHENAMTKAGLQAHAAEFGLAIVFPDTSPRGDDVANDDAYDLGQGAGFYVNAGETPWSPHFQMEKYVASELRDLVTEQFGISVHHGITGHSMGGHGALTLAMKYPGHFQSLSAFAPIANPTRSDWGRKQLSAYLGSDESLWAAHDATLLLKDRGWNGDVLIDQGGEDQFFDLLKPDALVNALVETKTAHQYRLQAGYDHSYYFVSTFARDHVAWHAERLTS, from the coding sequence ATGAAAACCATCTCTGAAAACAAATCATATGGCGGTGTGCAGGGCGTTTACAGCCACACGTCCCAAGCGTGTTCTTGCGACATGACATTTGCTGTCTACATGCCACCCCAAGCCGAAAAAGGACCTGTTCCTTGTCTTTGGTATCTCTCTGGCCTTACCTGTACGCATGAAAATGCAATGACCAAGGCTGGTCTGCAGGCGCACGCCGCTGAGTTTGGACTGGCAATCGTATTTCCTGACACCAGCCCCCGTGGTGACGATGTTGCAAACGACGATGCTTACGATTTGGGGCAAGGCGCAGGCTTTTATGTAAACGCCGGCGAAACTCCCTGGAGCCCGCATTTTCAGATGGAAAAATATGTGGCCAGTGAGCTACGGGATCTGGTTACCGAGCAATTCGGGATTTCTGTACACCATGGAATTACCGGGCATTCCATGGGCGGGCACGGGGCTCTCACTTTGGCAATGAAATACCCAGGCCACTTCCAGTCTCTTTCAGCGTTCGCACCGATTGCAAATCCGACCCGATCTGACTGGGGTCGTAAGCAACTTAGCGCCTATCTTGGTTCCGATGAGAGCCTCTGGGCTGCGCATGACGCAACCTTGCTGCTCAAAGACAGGGGTTGGAACGGGGATGTTCTGATCGATCAAGGTGGGGAAGATCAGTTCTTCGATCTTTTGAAACCGGATGCGTTGGTGAATGCGTTGGTCGAAACCAAAACGGCACACCAGTACCGCCTTCAGGCCGGATACGATCACTCCTATTATTTTGTGTCCACATTCGCGCGGGATCATGTGGCTTGGCATGCCGAGAGACTGACGAGTTAG
- a CDS encoding S-(hydroxymethyl)glutathione dehydrogenase/class III alcohol dehydrogenase yields the protein MEVRAAVAVGAGKPLEVTTVNLEGPRAFEVLVEVKATGICHTDEFTLSGADPEGLFPAILGHEGAGVVVEVGPGVTTLKPGDHVIPLYTPECRTCEYCLNPKTNLCQAIRSTQGQGLMPDGSSRFKTLDGDPILHYMGTSTFANYTVVPEIALAKIRPDAPFDKVCYIGCGVTTGIGAVINTAKVEIGSRAIVFGLGGIGLNVIQGLRLAGADQIVGVDLNPEKKEMAERFGMTDFVNPSEVEEDLVPYLVNLTKGGADYTFDATGNVQVMRTALEAAHKGWGESIIIGVAPAGAEIATRPFQLVTGRVWKGTAFGGARGRTDVPKIVDWYMDGKIEIDPMITHTMPLDDINKGFDLMHAGESIRSVVVY from the coding sequence ATGGAAGTTCGCGCAGCAGTCGCCGTTGGGGCCGGTAAACCACTTGAAGTCACAACCGTGAATCTGGAGGGGCCGCGCGCCTTTGAGGTGTTGGTCGAAGTCAAGGCCACCGGTATTTGCCACACGGATGAATTCACGTTGTCAGGCGCGGACCCGGAAGGCTTGTTTCCCGCCATTTTGGGCCATGAAGGGGCAGGTGTCGTTGTCGAGGTCGGACCTGGCGTGACCACTTTGAAACCGGGTGACCATGTGATCCCGCTTTATACGCCTGAATGCCGGACGTGCGAATACTGCCTCAATCCGAAAACCAACCTTTGTCAGGCCATTCGATCCACGCAGGGGCAAGGCCTGATGCCCGATGGTTCCTCTCGTTTCAAGACGCTCGATGGCGACCCCATCCTTCACTACATGGGCACGTCAACGTTCGCCAATTACACGGTTGTTCCTGAGATCGCGCTGGCGAAAATCCGGCCTGACGCACCGTTCGACAAGGTTTGTTACATCGGCTGCGGTGTTACGACCGGTATCGGCGCGGTCATCAACACGGCAAAGGTGGAAATCGGGTCACGAGCAATTGTGTTCGGCCTGGGCGGTATCGGTCTCAATGTTATTCAGGGCCTTCGTCTTGCCGGCGCCGACCAGATTGTCGGTGTTGATCTGAACCCTGAGAAGAAGGAAATGGCGGAACGATTCGGAATGACCGATTTTGTCAATCCGAGCGAGGTTGAGGAAGATCTTGTTCCATATCTCGTCAACCTCACTAAGGGAGGTGCCGACTACACATTTGATGCGACTGGAAACGTTCAAGTCATGAGAACGGCACTGGAAGCAGCCCACAAGGGCTGGGGAGAGAGCATCATCATCGGAGTGGCTCCTGCGGGAGCCGAGATAGCAACCCGTCCGTTCCAACTGGTCACGGGCCGGGTTTGGAAGGGGACCGCGTTCGGTGGTGCTCGTGGGCGCACCGATGTTCCCAAAATCGTTGATTGGTACATGGACGGAAAAATCGAAATCGATCCAATGATTACGCACACGATGCCGCTTGACGATATCAACAAAGGCTTTGACCTGATGCATGCAGGCGAATCCATTCGGTCAGTCGTAGTTTACTAA
- a CDS encoding sarcosine oxidase subunit beta family protein, giving the protein MKRYSFLELAKNAFSAHQNWGRQWRSPEPKAEYDVVIVGAGGHGLATAYYLAKEHGVRNIAVVEKGWLGGGNTGRNTTIVRSNYLWEESAGLYNHAIDLWQGLSQELNYNVMYSARGVMMLAHTVHDVQVSQRHIHANRLAGVQNEWLSPEEAKEYCPPLNISKNIRYPVMGAALQRVGGTARHDAVAWGYARGADALGVDIIQNCAVTGIRRDQSGAIEGVETAKGFIKARKVGVVAAGHTSVVMEMAGVRLPLESYPLQALVSEPVKPAFPCVVMSNTIHAYISQSDKGELVIGAGTDQFISYSQTGGIHISNHTIDAICELFPHFRRMRMLRNWGGIVDVTPDRSPILSKTPVPGLYVNCGWGTGGFKATPGSGHVFAHTIAKDEPHKINAAFTIDRFRTGRLIDEAAAAAVAH; this is encoded by the coding sequence ATGAAGCGTTATTCCTTCCTGGAACTGGCAAAAAACGCCTTTTCCGCGCATCAGAACTGGGGCCGACAGTGGCGCAGTCCGGAACCCAAAGCCGAATATGACGTCGTCATCGTCGGGGCTGGTGGACATGGCCTGGCGACCGCCTACTACCTGGCCAAGGAGCACGGTGTCCGCAACATCGCTGTTGTCGAGAAAGGATGGCTGGGTGGCGGAAACACCGGTCGCAACACCACGATCGTGCGTTCCAACTATTTGTGGGAAGAAAGCGCTGGTCTCTATAACCACGCAATCGACCTTTGGCAGGGCTTGTCGCAGGAGTTGAACTACAATGTGATGTATTCAGCGCGCGGCGTCATGATGCTGGCACACACGGTTCACGATGTGCAGGTCTCTCAAAGACACATTCATGCAAACCGGTTGGCCGGAGTGCAAAATGAATGGCTGTCACCTGAAGAAGCCAAGGAATACTGCCCACCGCTCAATATTTCAAAAAACATCCGTTATCCGGTAATGGGCGCTGCGCTTCAGCGCGTCGGCGGCACCGCGCGTCACGATGCCGTTGCCTGGGGTTATGCACGCGGTGCGGACGCACTTGGTGTCGACATCATTCAGAACTGTGCAGTAACCGGCATTCGACGTGACCAGAGCGGCGCGATTGAGGGCGTGGAAACAGCAAAAGGCTTCATCAAGGCCAGGAAAGTTGGTGTTGTCGCGGCAGGTCACACTTCGGTTGTCATGGAAATGGCTGGCGTTCGACTTCCGTTGGAATCCTATCCGCTTCAGGCCCTGGTCTCCGAACCGGTAAAGCCGGCCTTCCCCTGTGTTGTCATGTCCAACACCATCCATGCCTATATATCGCAATCGGACAAGGGTGAGCTTGTGATCGGCGCCGGAACCGATCAGTTCATTTCCTATTCGCAAACGGGTGGTATCCACATCAGCAATCATACGATTGACGCGATCTGCGAACTTTTCCCGCATTTCAGACGTATGCGCATGCTGCGGAACTGGGGCGGTATTGTCGATGTCACACCAGACCGGTCTCCCATTTTGTCCAAAACACCCGTCCCCGGGCTTTATGTGAACTGCGGTTGGGGTACAGGTGGCTTCAAGGCGACGCCTGGCTCTGGACACGTGTTTGCGCACACCATCGCCAAAGATGAGCCGCACAAGATCAACGCGGCTTTCACGATCGACCGTTTCCGTACCGGTCGCCTGATTGACGAGGCGGCAGCAGCCGCCGTGGCGCACTAA
- a CDS encoding sarcosine oxidase subunit delta, whose amino-acid sequence MLLVYCPYCKVERPETEFSCRGEAHIARPSDPSQTSDEDLVNYLYMRSNTKGIYAERWRHIHGCGRFFNAVRDTVSDNFLTFYKAGEPMPDLEALAKEAGK is encoded by the coding sequence ATGCTGCTGGTTTATTGCCCCTATTGCAAAGTGGAACGCCCGGAGACAGAGTTTTCCTGTCGCGGAGAGGCCCATATTGCCCGTCCGTCCGACCCTTCGCAAACCAGTGACGAGGACTTGGTCAACTACCTATACATGCGCTCCAATACCAAAGGCATCTATGCCGAACGTTGGCGGCACATTCACGGGTGCGGTCGCTTTTTCAACGCCGTGCGAGATACGGTCAGCGACAATTTTCTGACGTTCTACAAGGCAGGCGAACCAATGCCGGACCTTGAGGCTCTTGCCAAGGAGGCCGGCAAATGA